The following are from one region of the Arachis duranensis cultivar V14167 chromosome 10, aradu.V14167.gnm2.J7QH, whole genome shotgun sequence genome:
- the LOC107469561 gene encoding uncharacterized protein LOC107469561: protein MNLGGAGIERKLQLAELECLRQEAYDNARLYKEKLKAIHDKNIRRKEFQPGDLVLLYNSRLRLLPGKLRSRWDGPYQVEKVEPYGVYHLRHPTSPDIFKVNGHRLKLYHGEQRKNSKEIEVFLLRGANPEQAQ, encoded by the coding sequence ATGAACTTGGGTGGAGCCGGCATAGAAAGAAAGCTTCAATTGGCGGAATTGGAATGTTTGAGACAAGAAGCCTACGACAATGCTAGACTCTACAAGGAAAAATTGAAAGCCATCCATGACAAAAACATTAGGAGAAAAGAGTTCCAGCCCGGTGACTTAGTGCTTCTCTACAATTCAAGGTTGAGACTACTACCCGGAAAGCTAAGATCAAGGTGGGATGGACCTTACCAAGTGGAGAAAGTAGAACCTTATGGGGTCTACCACCTGCGCCACCCAACAAGCCCGGACATCTTCAAGGTAAACGGTCACCGGCTCAAATTGTAtcatggtgagcaaagaaagaacTCCAAGGAGATTGAAGTGTTCCTCTTGAGGGGTGCAAATCCTGAACAAGCACAATGA